Proteins from a genomic interval of Polaribacter sp. Q13:
- a CDS encoding putative quinol monooxygenase has translation MKSTIVKFTAKPEHATSFAATLKEAQAATQKEAGNKEIKVFVSKSDANVFFVYERWADKAAITSHDNEPHTKKLMEVGQTALASAPDFYFLGDTNPLPERTKSTNPEDEVFIIFFIFKLKDGYKAQLLNQFEDHITHTRKEEKGNILFDLYTVDDQEDTLAVYEHWRKESDVWDIHFHQPYAEKTGKLMEEAVIGDLKQYMNFVKEI, from the coding sequence ATGAAAAGCACCATAGTAAAATTTACAGCAAAACCAGAACACGCAACTAGTTTTGCAGCAACCTTAAAAGAAGCACAAGCAGCAACGCAAAAAGAAGCTGGCAATAAAGAAATTAAAGTATTTGTATCTAAATCAGATGCCAATGTATTTTTTGTTTACGAACGTTGGGCAGATAAAGCAGCAATAACTTCTCACGATAATGAGCCACACACAAAAAAGTTAATGGAAGTAGGGCAAACAGCATTAGCAAGTGCGCCAGATTTTTATTTCTTAGGTGATACCAACCCGTTACCAGAAAGAACTAAATCTACAAACCCAGAAGACGAAGTATTTATTATTTTCTTCATTTTTAAATTGAAAGATGGTTATAAAGCACAACTTTTAAATCAGTTTGAAGACCACATTACACATACCAGAAAAGAGGAAAAAGGAAACATTCTTTTTGATCTATACACAGTAGACGACCAAGAAGACACATTGGCTGTATATGAACATTGGAGAAAAGAATCTGATGTGTGGGACATTCACTTTCACCAACCGTACGCAGAAAAAACAGGTAAACTTATGGAAGAAGCTGTAATTGGTGATTTAAAGCAATATATGAATTTCGTTAAAGAAATTTAA
- the budA gene encoding acetolactate decarboxylase has translation MKKLILLFSLALLASCGNETKKEAMSTSEEAHGHSHSQDTDKHGLAPHTENTIHQYAPTVALLNSIYEGNITPQQMVQQGNIGIGTVNHLAGELVAVDGVVYTIDAEGGIAEAPDDLESPNMTMINFQPKQTVTVENIESYEDLTRELQKYSTSKNSFYAYRIKGEFKHLKMASAHKVENEDVSLFEYLDTRVMYTRDNIKGTLVGLFTPDYLGNIVIPGMHFHFLSDDIKLGGHLEDIKFDKLSIEIQEVNQVNLQLPETEKFRNKDLKQGAAPKATAKQNGK, from the coding sequence ATGAAAAAACTAATACTACTATTTTCGTTGGCGCTTTTAGCAAGCTGCGGAAATGAGACTAAAAAAGAAGCAATGTCAACTTCGGAAGAAGCGCACGGACATTCACATTCTCAGGATACGGACAAACACGGTTTGGCGCCTCATACCGAAAATACCATTCACCAATATGCACCAACGGTTGCCTTATTAAATAGTATTTATGAAGGTAATATTACGCCACAACAAATGGTACAGCAAGGTAATATTGGTATTGGAACCGTAAATCATTTGGCTGGAGAGCTGGTTGCTGTAGACGGAGTGGTCTATACGATTGATGCCGAAGGCGGAATCGCAGAAGCACCAGACGATTTAGAATCACCAAATATGACGATGATAAACTTTCAACCGAAACAAACCGTAACTGTTGAAAATATTGAGTCTTATGAAGATTTAACTAGAGAGCTTCAAAAATATTCAACCTCTAAAAATAGTTTTTACGCGTATAGAATTAAAGGTGAATTTAAGCACTTAAAAATGGCTTCTGCCCATAAAGTAGAGAATGAAGATGTGTCTTTATTTGAATATTTAGATACACGTGTAATGTATACTAGAGACAACATTAAGGGGACTTTGGTAGGTTTATTTACACCAGATTATCTAGGAAACATCGTTATTCCAGGAATGCATTTTCACTTTTTATCAGACGATATAAAATTGGGCGGACATTTAGAGGATATCAAATTTGATAAGCTTTCTATTGAAATTCAAGAAGTAAATCAAGTGAATTTACAACTTCCAGAAACTGAAAAATTCAGGAATAAAGATTTAAAACAAGGTGCAGCACCAAAGGCTACAGCTAAACAAAACGGAAAATAA
- a CDS encoding carboxymuconolactone decarboxylase family protein, giving the protein MKKHIILVLALFFSFTTIAQNTKEDNYKTGVKIVNEVNGDGASKGLEAAFKSVSPDMADYIIRYGFGEIYSRPGLDFKTKELLIIASLTTQANAKSQLKSHMKAALNLGVTPNEISETMILLSLYTGFPAANNGIFALKEVLDETNYLATTKVNSSNELIKNWELEGFAMPESIVASPTEDWLYVSNVNQNEKGYISRITKDGKVDNYKWVTGLNNPAGIALYQDNLFVGDGKELHIIDVKKGKLINSFTSTDVVSLNDVVVSKTGQVFISDIAGGKIFTLENNKLVVWFQTPEIKHPNGIFIQDDNLIIADFGAELSLELTPDKYGSLYKVNLKDKTAAMIKSAYQLGALDGLAAVKDGFLVTGGTVSDLFFINDNAKKLIGTFPKGLADISILGNTLYAPILFSNKIEAFSVPNNLVSSETIDDNWHRIKTKEEYLKLAADNFYGDKEGTSVASHDGQIFGVFGGKTLTGTWDWKDTFFTRTSKIGDLDLGYDEIVIEVNAAQMRLTLKQGKGMTVVYDKK; this is encoded by the coding sequence ATGAAAAAGCACATAATATTAGTTTTAGCATTGTTTTTTTCTTTTACAACTATTGCGCAAAACACAAAAGAAGACAACTATAAAACAGGTGTAAAAATTGTAAACGAGGTAAATGGCGATGGCGCTTCAAAAGGTTTGGAAGCCGCTTTTAAAAGCGTGTCTCCAGATATGGCAGATTATATTATTCGTTATGGTTTTGGAGAAATTTATAGCAGACCGGGTTTAGATTTTAAGACAAAAGAATTACTAATAATAGCTAGTCTTACTACACAAGCCAATGCAAAATCGCAATTAAAGTCGCATATGAAGGCTGCACTTAACCTTGGTGTAACTCCAAATGAGATTTCTGAAACGATGATTTTGTTGAGTCTCTATACTGGTTTTCCGGCTGCAAACAATGGAATCTTTGCTTTGAAAGAAGTTTTAGATGAAACCAATTATTTGGCGACTACAAAAGTTAATTCTTCTAATGAATTAATTAAAAACTGGGAATTAGAGGGTTTTGCTATGCCAGAGTCTATAGTAGCTTCTCCAACTGAAGATTGGTTGTATGTTTCTAACGTAAATCAGAATGAAAAAGGATATATAAGCCGAATTACAAAGGATGGTAAAGTAGATAATTATAAATGGGTTACAGGGTTAAACAACCCTGCTGGTATAGCTTTATACCAAGACAATTTGTTTGTAGGTGATGGTAAGGAACTTCATATAATTGATGTAAAAAAAGGTAAGCTGATAAATAGCTTTACATCAACAGATGTGGTTTCATTAAATGATGTTGTAGTTTCTAAAACTGGACAGGTTTTTATCTCTGATATTGCGGGCGGAAAAATTTTCACTTTAGAAAATAACAAACTAGTAGTTTGGTTTCAAACACCAGAAATTAAACATCCAAACGGAATTTTCATCCAAGATGATAATTTAATTATTGCTGATTTTGGTGCAGAATTATCATTAGAGTTAACTCCAGATAAGTATGGTAGTTTATATAAAGTCAACCTAAAAGACAAAACAGCTGCGATGATTAAAAGTGCGTATCAATTAGGTGCTTTAGATGGTTTAGCAGCAGTTAAAGATGGATTTTTAGTTACAGGTGGTACGGTTAGCGATTTGTTTTTTATTAACGATAATGCCAAAAAGTTAATTGGAACTTTTCCAAAAGGTTTAGCAGATATAAGTATTCTAGGCAATACACTATACGCTCCAATTCTCTTTAGTAATAAAATTGAAGCTTTTTCAGTTCCGAATAATTTGGTTTCTAGCGAGACTATTGATGATAACTGGCATCGAATTAAAACAAAAGAGGAGTATTTAAAATTAGCTGCCGATAATTTTTACGGTGATAAAGAAGGTACATCTGTAGCTTCTCACGACGGACAAATATTTGGAGTCTTTGGCGGAAAAACACTAACGGGAACTTGGGATTGGAAAGATACTTTCTTTACGCGTACAAGTAAAATTGGCGATTTGGATTTGGGTTATGACGAAATTGTAATCGAAGTAAATGCTGCACAGATGCGATTGACCTTAAAACAAGGTAAAGGGATGACTGTGGTTTACGATAAAAAATAA
- a CDS encoding ester cyclase, with protein sequence MKKVQLTVVLIGAILLASCSDNSGELKKLNENITNLESKIEVQNQEQATLEANKKVVTDFYQDLFGNQNYQNIDKYVGPVYIQHNPNVADGREALKEMLPIWLKDAPKFKLNFNLIVAEKDLVFVQVITNKEGDRTSTMDVFRITDGKISEHWDAFNTFNKGDKSANDNPLF encoded by the coding sequence ATGAAAAAAGTACAACTAACAGTAGTCTTAATTGGTGCTATCTTATTAGCATCTTGTTCTGATAATTCTGGGGAATTAAAAAAATTAAATGAAAACATTACAAATTTGGAATCTAAAATAGAAGTTCAAAATCAGGAGCAAGCGACTTTAGAGGCAAACAAAAAAGTAGTAACAGATTTTTATCAAGACCTCTTCGGAAACCAGAATTATCAAAACATAGATAAATATGTTGGTCCAGTTTACATTCAGCACAACCCTAATGTTGCAGATGGTAGAGAAGCGCTTAAAGAAATGTTACCTATTTGGTTAAAAGATGCTCCTAAATTTAAACTCAACTTCAATCTTATTGTTGCAGAAAAAGACCTAGTTTTTGTACAAGTAATTACAAATAAAGAAGGTGATAGAACCTCTACAATGGATGTTTTTAGAATTACAGACGGTAAAATTTCTGAACATTGGGATGCGTTTAACACCTTCAATAAAGGAGATAAATCTGCGAACGATAATCCTTTATTTTAA
- a CDS encoding NADP-dependent oxidoreductase yields the protein MKAIVLEKAGGPENLHLAEVEKPSIKENEVLVAVKAISLNPADVKPKYADKMLDSMYGKNRPVILGWDIAGTVTEAGTAVTDFKVGDTVFGMVNFPGAGKAYAEFVAAPEAHLALMPSNVSFEEAAATTLAALTALQILEGKINKGDKVLIQAGSGGVGHFAIQIAKSFGAYVIATASAKNKDFILSIGADEAIDYHTQKFEEILSDIDFVLDTQGGQVLVNSTKVLKDGGTVITTFGMDMPEEAKAIAEKENKTVSNILVHSSAKDMNTLKGMLESGAIKPNIYKTFAFEDMADAHREVEKGRTVGKVIVTL from the coding sequence ATGAAAGCAATAGTATTAGAAAAAGCAGGAGGACCAGAAAACCTTCATTTAGCAGAAGTAGAAAAGCCAAGCATAAAAGAAAACGAAGTGTTAGTTGCTGTTAAAGCAATTTCATTAAACCCTGCAGATGTAAAGCCAAAGTACGCTGACAAAATGTTGGATTCAATGTACGGTAAAAATCGTCCAGTTATTTTAGGATGGGATATTGCAGGAACAGTAACTGAGGCTGGTACAGCCGTTACCGATTTTAAAGTAGGTGATACTGTTTTTGGGATGGTAAACTTTCCTGGAGCAGGTAAAGCATACGCAGAATTTGTTGCAGCTCCAGAAGCTCATTTAGCACTTATGCCAAGCAACGTTTCTTTTGAAGAAGCTGCTGCGACCACTTTGGCTGCTTTAACGGCATTACAAATTTTAGAAGGAAAAATAAATAAAGGCGATAAAGTTTTAATACAAGCAGGTTCTGGTGGTGTTGGTCATTTTGCAATTCAAATAGCAAAGAGTTTTGGTGCGTATGTTATTGCAACTGCATCAGCTAAAAACAAAGATTTCATACTGTCTATTGGTGCAGATGAAGCTATAGATTATCACACACAAAAATTTGAAGAAATCTTATCTGATATCGACTTTGTATTAGATACTCAAGGTGGTCAAGTATTAGTGAACTCCACTAAGGTTTTAAAAGATGGAGGAACAGTAATTACCACTTTTGGTATGGATATGCCCGAGGAAGCTAAAGCTATAGCAGAGAAAGAAAACAAAACGGTTTCTAATATTTTAGTGCATTCTAGCGCTAAAGATATGAACACCTTAAAAGGAATGTTAGAAAGTGGTGCTATTAAACCAAACATCTATAAAACGTTTGCTTTTGAAGATATGGCAGACGCACATAGAGAAGTAGAAAAAGGAAGAACAGTAGGTAAAGTGATTGTTACTCTTTAG
- a CDS encoding putative quinol monooxygenase, which produces MIKVIGQFEVKPAFRSQFKEALMTVKKGSATEPGCLGIRLFEDKQNPNMFFGYELFTGEEAVAFHRSQPYELKLAELANEALVNPPKAYVLIGEVSEEKGVEEFRSTANSAELRVIALFDIKADENIKLIAQYEKQIPNVRAQDDCVSFNAYTVLENPNQLVVIEEWKTQEFAQKFSTTDSLSMETGKVLSETLERPIPEYLHQVNEI; this is translated from the coding sequence ATGATAAAAGTTATAGGTCAATTTGAAGTAAAACCAGCATTCCGTTCTCAATTTAAAGAGGCTTTAATGACTGTAAAAAAGGGAAGTGCTACAGAACCAGGATGTTTGGGAATTCGCTTGTTTGAAGATAAGCAAAACCCTAATATGTTTTTTGGATATGAATTGTTTACAGGAGAAGAGGCTGTGGCATTTCATCGTTCTCAACCCTACGAACTAAAACTAGCAGAATTAGCAAATGAAGCACTTGTAAATCCACCTAAAGCTTATGTTTTGATTGGTGAAGTTTCCGAAGAAAAAGGAGTTGAAGAGTTTAGAAGTACTGCAAATTCAGCAGAACTACGTGTTATTGCTTTGTTTGATATTAAAGCTGATGAAAACATAAAACTGATCGCACAATACGAGAAGCAAATTCCGAATGTGCGAGCACAAGATGATTGTGTTTCTTTCAATGCATATACGGTTTTAGAAAATCCAAATCAGTTAGTGGTTATTGAGGAATGGAAAACGCAAGAATTTGCACAGAAATTTTCTACAACAGATTCACTTTCTATGGAAACAGGTAAAGTGTTATCAGAAACATTAGAACGTCCTATTCCAGAATATTTACATCAAGTAAACGAGATATGA
- a CDS encoding antibiotic biosynthesis monooxygenase translates to MKNSIYTIVVLLVIVLAGCKDQEVPKDSTDKESEELITNDFSVAIKWELDGFKMPESVYASPNHKWLYVSNTNGAAPGFISRVSKDGVIDNLNWTTGLTAPTGSDIYKNTLYVADQKQVHLINLDNGSIIKSYTDNEAGSLNDLAINQKTGQVFISDVPGGKIYTIENDKLVVWLQSDKIPFPNGVFVENNTLVVANYGLENGEGLIRKEWKPEDFGSLYNIDITSKKVTLITSSNKKGVFDGVTSFNGVLLASSNPTGQLFTFDGDKSYLIDASSKGIADINTDGKIIYAPYIFDNKLIAYQPVSWDRITTKEGYIEKGADNYYGDEGGTSIATSDGIIKGNFGGQELKGTWNWEGEYFCRTSTLGTMDLGSDCIQIDVTDTKMRLILNKGTGMSVVYDKKKDPEITILSTFKIKSDKIDLFKKEMLENQEVVRKEAGTLEMKLFQDKNNPEIFLVFGINEGEKTLESHTEAVDKRGIADRVKSALIEAPKTLFLNNEKPLPTNDFSQIKVDNNEVLLFFIFEIKEGYKEEFVKQLIKHTELTRQEEGNIRFDFYSIKGKENSFALQQRWKNDEAGVTHRKQSYTQVTDKLMKEAIIASSQQEFFVNQIEK, encoded by the coding sequence ATGAAAAATTCAATTTACACAATAGTAGTACTGCTAGTCATTGTATTAGCAGGATGTAAGGACCAAGAAGTGCCAAAAGATTCAACAGATAAAGAAAGTGAGGAGCTAATTACTAACGATTTTTCTGTAGCTATAAAATGGGAATTAGACGGGTTTAAAATGCCGGAATCTGTGTATGCCTCACCAAATCATAAATGGTTGTATGTTTCTAACACCAATGGTGCAGCACCTGGTTTTATAAGTCGCGTTTCTAAAGATGGAGTAATTGACAACCTTAATTGGACTACCGGATTAACAGCTCCTACAGGTTCTGATATTTATAAAAACACCTTGTATGTTGCCGACCAAAAGCAAGTGCATCTTATAAATCTAGATAACGGAAGTATCATAAAAAGTTACACAGACAACGAAGCTGGTTCACTAAATGATTTAGCAATAAACCAGAAAACAGGACAAGTTTTTATTTCTGATGTTCCTGGCGGTAAAATTTACACCATCGAGAATGACAAATTAGTGGTGTGGTTACAGTCGGATAAAATTCCGTTTCCGAATGGTGTTTTTGTAGAAAACAACACGTTGGTTGTTGCTAATTACGGATTAGAAAATGGAGAAGGATTAATACGAAAAGAATGGAAACCTGAAGATTTTGGTTCATTATATAACATTGATATCACTTCTAAAAAGGTAACGTTAATTACTTCTTCAAATAAAAAAGGAGTGTTTGATGGTGTTACATCTTTTAACGGTGTTTTACTTGCCAGCAGTAACCCAACAGGACAATTATTTACGTTTGATGGTGATAAAAGCTATTTAATTGATGCGTCTTCCAAAGGAATTGCAGACATTAATACGGATGGTAAAATCATTTATGCACCTTATATTTTCGATAATAAATTGATTGCCTACCAGCCCGTTTCTTGGGATAGAATTACTACTAAAGAAGGTTATATAGAAAAAGGAGCCGACAATTATTATGGTGATGAAGGCGGAACTTCTATTGCGACTAGCGATGGAATTATTAAAGGGAATTTTGGTGGACAAGAATTGAAAGGGACTTGGAATTGGGAAGGTGAATATTTCTGTAGAACAAGTACTCTAGGAACGATGGATTTAGGTTCAGACTGTATTCAGATTGATGTTACAGATACTAAAATGCGTTTAATTTTAAATAAAGGAACAGGGATGTCTGTGGTTTATGATAAAAAGAAAGACCCAGAAATTACCATTTTATCAACTTTTAAAATAAAATCGGACAAGATTGATTTGTTTAAAAAGGAAATGCTAGAGAATCAAGAGGTGGTGCGTAAAGAGGCTGGAACTTTAGAGATGAAGTTGTTTCAAGATAAAAACAATCCAGAAATTTTTTTGGTCTTCGGAATAAATGAAGGAGAAAAGACTTTAGAATCTCATACGGAAGCAGTAGACAAAAGAGGAATTGCAGATCGCGTAAAATCGGCTTTAATTGAAGCGCCTAAAACATTGTTTTTAAATAACGAAAAACCGTTGCCAACTAATGATTTTAGTCAAATTAAAGTGGACAATAATGAAGTGCTATTGTTTTTCATTTTTGAAATTAAAGAAGGCTATAAAGAAGAGTTTGTGAAACAATTAATAAAGCACACAGAACTTACCAGACAAGAAGAAGGCAACATCCGTTTTGATTTTTACAGCATTAAAGGAAAAGAAAATTCTTTTGCATTGCAACAACGTTGGAAAAATGATGAAGCTGGTGTTACCCACAGAAAACAATCGTATACACAGGTTACAGATAAATTAATGAAAGAGGCTATTATAGCATCTTCGCAGCAAGAATTTTTTGTGAATCAGATTGAAAAATAG
- a CDS encoding aldehyde dehydrogenase family protein encodes MKTQEELPNYTKKIFVGGGWKDGKGPVIKDINPWNQEELFSLNGATEDDVNEAFETAAIAQKKWAAVLPPEKSRMMQKLATVVRNRKQEFAEWARKEVGATLAKGYFEAELVASVFESAVHLPLLVEGKILPRDIEGKESIAVRKPLGVIGLISPWNFPGQLTARTLGPALAVGNAVVLKPASTSIVTGGLIFASFLEEAGFPKGLLSVLPGGGSTIGTAITKHPISKLISFTGSTPVGRQVGINALSADIIKNIELELGGNSPFVVLEDADIDQAVEAAAWGKFMNQGQICMAINRIIVEDKVYDEFTEKFIAKVKTLKRLDMNDPDTFVGPIIDQAQFDTVKNLIDESKAQGYKMALGGEADGLHMPPHVFVDTDENCPLFKHEIFGPAVSITRAKDMEDALRLANATDFGLSSSVFTQDEAKGMAFAQGIEAGMTHINDQPVNDSAYAPFGGVKNSGLGRFNGQWGVKSFTVAHWITIQKTPRKYPFKASDFQ; translated from the coding sequence ATGAAAACACAAGAAGAATTACCTAATTACACCAAAAAAATATTTGTTGGTGGCGGATGGAAAGATGGAAAAGGACCAGTAATAAAAGATATAAATCCTTGGAATCAAGAGGAGTTATTCTCTTTAAACGGTGCTACGGAAGATGATGTAAATGAAGCTTTTGAAACAGCTGCAATTGCACAAAAAAAATGGGCTGCAGTATTACCTCCAGAAAAGAGCAGAATGATGCAGAAACTAGCTACGGTTGTTAGAAATCGTAAGCAAGAGTTTGCAGAATGGGCACGAAAAGAAGTCGGTGCAACCTTAGCTAAAGGTTATTTTGAAGCCGAATTAGTAGCTAGTGTTTTTGAAAGTGCTGTGCATTTACCATTATTAGTTGAAGGTAAAATTTTACCGAGAGATATTGAAGGAAAAGAATCCATTGCAGTTAGAAAACCATTAGGCGTAATTGGTTTAATTTCACCTTGGAATTTCCCTGGACAATTAACTGCGCGTACTTTAGGACCTGCCTTAGCAGTAGGTAATGCAGTGGTTTTAAAACCAGCATCAACTTCTATAGTTACTGGAGGATTAATTTTTGCTTCGTTTTTAGAAGAAGCAGGTTTCCCAAAAGGGTTATTAAGTGTGTTACCTGGTGGCGGAAGCACTATTGGGACAGCAATTACAAAGCATCCAATTTCAAAATTAATTTCTTTTACAGGTTCAACTCCCGTTGGTCGTCAAGTAGGAATAAATGCGTTGAGTGCTGATATCATTAAAAATATCGAATTAGAATTGGGTGGTAACAGTCCGTTTGTAGTATTGGAAGATGCAGATATTGATCAAGCTGTTGAGGCTGCTGCTTGGGGTAAATTTATGAATCAAGGTCAGATTTGTATGGCTATAAACAGAATAATCGTAGAAGATAAAGTCTATGACGAATTCACAGAGAAGTTTATCGCCAAAGTAAAAACCTTAAAACGTTTAGATATGAATGATCCTGACACATTTGTAGGACCAATCATAGATCAAGCACAATTTGACACCGTTAAAAACTTAATAGACGAATCTAAAGCACAGGGTTATAAAATGGCTTTAGGAGGTGAAGCAGATGGCTTACATATGCCTCCACACGTTTTTGTAGATACAGATGAAAACTGTCCGTTATTCAAACACGAGATTTTTGGACCAGCAGTTTCTATTACACGTGCTAAAGATATGGAAGACGCATTGCGTTTAGCCAATGCTACAGATTTTGGTTTGTCTAGTTCTGTATTTACACAAGACGAAGCAAAAGGAATGGCGTTTGCACAAGGTATTGAAGCTGGTATGACACATATTAATGATCAACCTGTAAATGATAGTGCTTATGCACCATTCGGTGGTGTTAAAAATTCTGGTTTAGGTCGTTTTAATGGTCAATGGGGTGTAAAATCGTTTACTGTTGCACATTGGATTACCATTCAAAAAACACCAAGAAAATACCCGTTTAAAGCTTCTGATTTTCAATAG
- a CDS encoding AraC family transcriptional regulator produces MKPDFITIDTISEVNAIFNVDSPNHPLVSVIHLNDPKIKKRFNNENFIINLYSIAVKDIDLKGFSYGRNKFDFESGTMMFIEPGQVISPGDEEMSENNQGWMLFFHPDLIRHSSLSSKMKSYEFFSYNLHEALHLSEKERNEIKILVDKIESEYSQNIDRHSQNVIVSTIELILSYATRYYDRQFFTRSVFNTDKVSEFEKLLTSYCNSEQLKADGVPSVQYLAEALNMSPKYLTELLKKETGRSAQSHIHEVIISKAKNTLLNSNKSVSEIAYDLGFEYPQYFSTLFKKKTQLNPSDFRSLN; encoded by the coding sequence ATGAAACCAGACTTTATAACTATTGATACCATTAGTGAAGTGAATGCTATTTTTAATGTAGACTCACCAAATCACCCATTAGTATCTGTAATACATTTAAACGATCCTAAAATTAAGAAGCGTTTTAATAATGAAAACTTTATAATCAACTTATACTCTATTGCTGTAAAAGATATTGATTTGAAAGGGTTTAGCTATGGCAGAAACAAGTTTGATTTTGAAAGTGGTACAATGATGTTTATTGAGCCTGGTCAAGTTATTTCTCCTGGAGATGAAGAAATGAGTGAAAATAATCAGGGTTGGATGTTATTTTTCCATCCTGATTTAATTCGCCATTCTTCGCTTTCATCTAAAATGAAGTCATACGAATTCTTTTCATACAACCTTCATGAAGCTCTACATCTTTCTGAAAAAGAACGCAACGAAATAAAAATATTGGTTGATAAAATTGAATCCGAATATTCTCAAAATATAGATAGACACAGTCAAAATGTAATTGTTTCTACTATAGAATTGATTTTAAGTTATGCTACGCGTTATTATGACCGTCAGTTTTTTACACGTTCTGTTTTTAATACAGATAAAGTGAGTGAGTTTGAAAAACTACTAACCTCGTATTGCAATTCTGAACAGTTGAAAGCAGATGGAGTACCTTCTGTTCAATATTTAGCTGAAGCTTTAAATATGTCACCAAAATATTTAACGGAATTACTAAAAAAGGAAACTGGCAGAAGTGCACAAAGCCATATACATGAGGTTATAATATCAAAAGCTAAAAACACACTTTTAAATTCAAACAAGAGCGTTAGCGAAATAGCTTATGATTTAGGTTTTGAATATCCTCAGTATTTTAGCACTCTTTTTAAAAAGAAAACACAATTAAATCCGAGTGATTTCCGGTCTTTAAACTAA